Proteins from one Oscillatoria nigro-viridis PCC 7112 genomic window:
- a CDS encoding glycosyltransferase, with translation MKKKVVFLIRDLNYGGAQRQLVTLLKGLKDYFDITLLYFYPGGGLEKDLNESGVRSICLEKRQRWDVFGFFWRLVKYLRQIQPDVLHGYLGESNLVAIFVKPFFTSTRIVWGIRESNTDPNLYGWLGRFLSQITPILSCFADLIVVNSYAGKTYYITQGYPAKKMVVILNGIDVERFQPDPKAGAKVRKEWGISPDMILIGLVGRLAPMKDHPTFLRAAALMCQERQNVRFVCVGIGPENYAQELYRLTDELDIGDRVIWAGARPDMPAVNNALDIACSSSSHGEGFANVIGEAMACGVPCAVTDNGDSRLIVGDTGMVVPLSNPQALFLSWMQILSSDRPQLSIMARQRIIDNFTTKKLHETTETVLRKIIENSELLDA, from the coding sequence ATGAAAAAAAAAGTTGTATTCCTCATCCGCGATTTAAACTACGGTGGTGCTCAAAGGCAATTAGTGACCTTACTAAAAGGTCTTAAAGACTACTTTGATATAACCTTATTATACTTTTACCCAGGGGGGGGTTTAGAAAAAGACTTAAATGAAAGTGGAGTGCGATCTATCTGTCTGGAAAAACGACAGCGTTGGGATGTATTTGGCTTTTTTTGGCGTCTTGTTAAATATCTCAGGCAAATCCAGCCGGATGTGCTGCACGGATACTTGGGCGAATCCAATTTAGTCGCTATTTTTGTCAAGCCATTTTTTACTTCAACCCGGATAGTCTGGGGAATACGGGAATCTAACACCGATCCCAATCTTTATGGTTGGCTAGGGCGTTTTCTCTCTCAGATAACGCCGATTTTATCGTGCTTTGCTGACTTAATAGTCGTCAATTCCTATGCTGGAAAAACCTATTATATAACCCAGGGATATCCCGCCAAAAAGATGGTAGTCATTCTCAACGGTATAGATGTTGAACGTTTTCAGCCAGATCCAAAAGCAGGGGCAAAAGTCAGAAAGGAATGGGGGATTTCACCGGACATGATTTTAATTGGTTTGGTGGGCAGATTGGCACCCATGAAAGACCATCCCACTTTTCTTAGGGCAGCCGCACTAATGTGTCAAGAAAGACAGAATGTGCGTTTTGTCTGTGTTGGTATCGGGCCGGAAAACTACGCACAAGAATTGTATCGCTTGACCGATGAATTGGACATTGGCGATCGCGTTATCTGGGCAGGAGCACGCCCAGATATGCCGGCGGTAAATAATGCCCTAGATATTGCTTGTTCTTCTTCTTCCCACGGCGAAGGGTTTGCTAATGTAATTGGAGAGGCAATGGCTTGTGGCGTACCTTGTGCGGTGACAGATAATGGGGATTCGAGGTTAATTGTTGGCGATACGGGAATGGTCGTACCGCTAAGTAATCCTCAGGCTTTGTTTCTTTCGTGGATGCAAATTTTAAGCAGCGATCGCCCACAATTATCGATAATGGCGCGGCAGCGTATTATCGATAATTTTACTACCAAAAAACTTCATGAGACAACCGAAACAGTTTTAAGAAAAATAATTGAAAACTCGGAGTTATTAGATGCTTGA
- a CDS encoding DUF4832 domain-containing protein, with translation MKASWRNAFEMGKIAQKLAVIGLVLMSATSCQPCAANSTSYKTTLYENSYENFPNPERGFFVPFNPLGKYESSPLKVADLEKVRSENMSLVRRIYTIADFRDRPLSKSFLQKVSNDCEIVRKAGLKIIIRFAYNWLGGGPDAPQERILSHIEQLKPIFAANSDTIAYLEAGFIGYWGEWNRSTNGLDKNSEARRTILFKILSAVPTERMVAIRYPYYKRDAFNNKNPLTSQEAFNGSYRSRTGAHNNCFLAAIDDWGTYNHTDPKIVDAQKTYLNLDNRYVVQGGETCNPSEYDDCPNALADLERMRWSALNTNLYDGLPVLRGWEEQGCMKEIQRRLGYRFRLLNSVIPVKVKAGRTFSMDLKITNDGWASPYNKRLVEVMLRDRQTQAQYYLAVTEDPRMWMPGTDKSINIKGAIPVTMPSGEYEVLLNLPDPAPRLYNRPEYSIRFANQKVWEESTGYNSLLQSVIIEPRVAGDESSGEQLFKQRQKVSH, from the coding sequence ATGAAAGCTAGTTGGAGAAACGCATTTGAGATGGGAAAGATCGCACAAAAATTAGCAGTAATTGGGCTTGTGCTGATGTCAGCGACATCATGCCAACCCTGTGCTGCTAATTCTACTTCTTATAAAACTACACTGTATGAAAACAGTTATGAGAATTTTCCAAATCCCGAAAGAGGTTTTTTTGTTCCGTTTAACCCACTCGGTAAATATGAAAGTTCTCCCTTAAAGGTAGCCGACCTAGAGAAAGTTAGAAGCGAAAATATGAGTTTAGTTCGCCGAATTTATACTATTGCGGATTTTCGAGATAGACCCCTTTCCAAATCATTTCTGCAAAAGGTATCAAATGACTGTGAAATAGTCCGAAAAGCAGGTCTAAAAATTATTATCCGGTTTGCGTATAACTGGCTGGGAGGTGGGCCGGACGCTCCGCAAGAGCGAATACTTTCCCATATAGAACAGTTAAAGCCAATATTTGCAGCGAACTCCGATACTATCGCTTACTTAGAAGCTGGTTTTATTGGTTATTGGGGAGAGTGGAACCGCTCTACAAACGGTCTAGATAAAAATAGTGAAGCCCGGAGAACTATTCTATTTAAAATTCTCTCTGCGGTTCCTACTGAGCGGATGGTTGCTATACGATACCCCTACTACAAAAGAGATGCTTTCAATAATAAAAATCCTCTCACTTCTCAAGAAGCATTCAATGGCAGCTATAGATCCAGAACCGGAGCTCACAACAATTGTTTTTTAGCTGCTATTGATGACTGGGGTACATATAACCATACCGATCCAAAAATTGTAGATGCTCAGAAAACGTATTTAAACTTAGATAACCGATATGTAGTACAGGGTGGTGAAACTTGCAATCCTAGCGAATATGACGATTGTCCAAATGCTTTAGCCGATCTGGAAAGAATGCGCTGGAGTGCCTTAAACACTAACCTATATGATGGACTGCCAGTATTGAGAGGCTGGGAAGAACAAGGCTGCATGAAAGAAATCCAACGCCGTTTGGGCTATCGCTTCCGCCTTTTGAATTCCGTCATTCCAGTGAAGGTAAAAGCTGGTCGCACATTTTCAATGGACTTGAAAATTACTAATGATGGGTGGGCTAGTCCTTACAATAAGCGTTTAGTAGAAGTCATGTTGCGCGATCGGCAAACGCAAGCGCAATATTATTTGGCAGTCACAGAAGATCCTCGAATGTGGATGCCCGGTACTGACAAAAGCATAAACATTAAGGGCGCCATTCCAGTCACCATGCCTTCAGGAGAATATGAAGTGTTATTAAATTTACCCGATCCAGCTCCTAGATTATATAACCGACCGGAATATTCTATCAGGTTTGCTAATCAAAAAGTCTGGGAAGAATCCACAGGCTATAATTCTTTATTGCAAAGCGTGATTATCGAGCCAAGAGTAGCAGGAGATGAGTCTTCCGGAGAACAACTCTTTAAACAGCGTCAAAAGGTGTCCCATTAG
- a CDS encoding glycosyltransferase, translating to MNSLLIITTIPATIHAFLLPFAERFRELGWRVDAMACGISDNAECLQAFDRVWEVEWSRNPLDTRNFLVAPRVIREVVKTEQYDIIHVHTPVAAFVARYALKDLKKKQKFQVIYTAHGFHFHPLGKPLKNAVFMNLEKLAGPWTDYLVTINREDESAAKRYKILPPERVRYMPGIGVDIDRYSPSAVSEADVKQVRQEMSLNGETQLFLSAIEFIPRKHPQDVLKAFAKLARPDVDLAFAGDGPMLAEIQQMASDLGVKNQVHFLGNRRDVPTLMRASVATLLASEQEGLPRSIMESLSLEIPAIGTDIRGTRDLLEGGCGLLVKLGDIDGLAQAMAWVLDRPVAAREMAQRGRESILAYELQNILKQHEALYAEINHQPSTINH from the coding sequence ATGAACAGTCTTCTAATTATCACTACTATTCCAGCAACTATCCACGCTTTTTTGCTGCCTTTTGCCGAGCGCTTCCGTGAGCTGGGTTGGCGAGTGGATGCTATGGCTTGCGGAATTTCAGATAATGCTGAATGTTTGCAGGCATTCGATCGCGTCTGGGAGGTAGAATGGTCGCGGAATCCTCTAGATACGAGAAATTTTTTAGTTGCTCCGCGAGTGATTCGAGAAGTGGTAAAAACAGAACAATATGATATAATTCACGTACATACCCCAGTCGCTGCTTTTGTTGCTAGATACGCTCTCAAAGATTTGAAAAAGAAGCAAAAATTTCAGGTCATTTACACGGCTCACGGTTTTCATTTTCATCCTCTAGGTAAACCGTTAAAAAATGCTGTTTTTATGAATTTGGAAAAACTGGCTGGGCCTTGGACTGATTATTTAGTCACAATTAATCGCGAGGATGAATCAGCAGCAAAGCGCTACAAAATTCTTCCTCCTGAAAGAGTCCGCTATATGCCGGGAATTGGAGTGGATATCGATCGCTACAGCCCCAGTGCTGTTTCTGAAGCTGATGTCAAGCAAGTGCGTCAGGAAATGAGCCTTAACGGGGAAACTCAACTGTTTCTCTCCGCGATCGAATTCATTCCCCGCAAGCACCCCCAGGATGTCTTAAAGGCTTTTGCTAAACTGGCTCGACCTGATGTTGATTTGGCTTTTGCTGGAGACGGCCCCATGCTGGCGGAAATACAGCAAATGGCATCGGATTTGGGTGTGAAAAATCAGGTACATTTTCTCGGAAACCGCCGAGATGTTCCGACTTTAATGCGAGCTTCTGTGGCGACTCTGCTGGCTTCGGAACAGGAGGGATTGCCTAGAAGTATTATGGAGTCTTTGTCGCTAGAAATTCCGGCGATCGGCACAGATATTCGTGGCACTCGCGACTTGCTTGAAGGAGGTTGCGGCCTTCTTGTCAAGTTAGGAGATATCGACGGGTTGGCTCAGGCTATGGCTTGGGTGCTCGATCGCCCGGTTGCAGCTCGCGAAATGGCACAGCGCGGTAGGGAAAGCATACTTGCTTACGAACTCCAGAATATCCTGAAGCAACACGAGGCTTTGTACGCTGAAATCAACCATCAACCATCAACCATCAACCATTAA
- a CDS encoding oligosaccharide repeat unit polymerase gives MLESVYLVLIVLIIIIEFIRKKDNEIDFLSMFNLAFILWYPLPGFLIAFDVQKAVGADWESVLANTNSWQTATAIFIGYFIVVKGFYSTSARTLGKKIVIKSRHSGIIFCYTIFLLLFSLASIQIYSSAFGGISNAITQGLAARSGWVSTGALGFFMRFLSGTGFSSYLLAAFVFEKNTGKHKLLKVVLFLGSVASALISFMLRAGRLNIIYYILGFYQIYILKTKKIPRISSAIFIIFTALFLFYGKNLFSSLSAIPDGFDAVIDRFNQSIQDNARDEGFSFYGFMSNFYYTVFSLDTAFSKSYDLRWFIDILYGILSLVPDRLLGSESPETVLYYNTVFIVGSFDYAIPTGFLAFGIYSLWWPGLVIVCLTYGWIGGCLQSTLEKHLRDVFWMPYFYALVAQIWVFFQGSDPESFFQSNFMLLAASFLLMALGSKILIVRRDQKISSVHGN, from the coding sequence ATGCTTGAAAGTGTTTATTTAGTATTGATAGTTCTGATAATAATTATAGAGTTTATCAGAAAAAAAGACAATGAAATAGATTTTTTAAGTATGTTTAATCTGGCTTTCATACTCTGGTATCCATTGCCTGGATTTCTAATAGCTTTTGATGTTCAAAAAGCTGTGGGGGCTGACTGGGAAAGTGTACTCGCTAATACGAATAGCTGGCAAACTGCTACAGCAATTTTTATAGGCTACTTTATTGTAGTTAAAGGATTTTATTCAACGTCTGCTCGAACGCTAGGAAAGAAAATTGTTATTAAATCTCGTCACAGTGGAATTATTTTTTGTTATACAATTTTTTTACTTTTATTCTCATTGGCATCAATACAGATATATAGCTCAGCTTTTGGTGGAATTTCCAATGCCATAACGCAAGGATTAGCCGCACGATCGGGTTGGGTGTCAACTGGGGCGCTAGGTTTCTTTATGAGATTTTTATCTGGTACTGGTTTTTCATCCTATTTATTAGCAGCTTTTGTGTTTGAAAAGAATACTGGAAAACACAAATTGTTGAAGGTTGTGTTATTTTTGGGATCTGTAGCTAGTGCATTAATTTCTTTTATGTTGAGAGCAGGACGATTAAACATTATTTACTACATTCTGGGATTTTACCAGATTTATATACTAAAAACAAAAAAAATTCCCCGGATATCAAGTGCTATTTTTATTATATTTACGGCTTTATTTTTATTTTATGGTAAAAATTTATTTTCTAGTCTGAGTGCAATTCCAGATGGATTTGATGCTGTTATAGATAGGTTTAACCAATCTATACAAGATAATGCCAGGGATGAAGGGTTTAGCTTTTATGGTTTTATGAGCAACTTTTACTATACAGTTTTTTCACTGGATACGGCTTTTAGCAAAAGTTACGACCTTCGCTGGTTTATAGATATATTATACGGAATTTTGAGTTTGGTTCCCGACCGTTTATTAGGTAGCGAATCACCAGAAACCGTTCTGTATTATAATACTGTCTTTATTGTGGGCTCGTTTGATTATGCGATACCGACTGGCTTTCTGGCTTTCGGTATATATAGTTTGTGGTGGCCCGGATTGGTGATAGTTTGCTTAACTTATGGATGGATTGGCGGCTGCCTACAATCTACGCTGGAAAAACATCTAAGAGATGTGTTTTGGATGCCGTATTTTTATGCTTTAGTAGCTCAAATATGGGTTTTCTTTCAAGGGAGCGATCCGGAGTCATTTTTCCAATCTAATTTTATGTTATTGGCAGCAAGTTTCTTGCTGATGGCTTTAGGCAGCAAAATTTTGATAGTTCGGCGCGATCAAAAAATAAGCTCTGTTCATGGAAATTAA
- a CDS encoding NAD-dependent epimerase/dehydratase family protein: protein MSNIVTGAAGFIGSHLVETLLKQGEKVIGIDEVNDYYDPELKRKNLALFTKHPNFQLLEDNILSLDWRSLLANTEVIYHQAAQAGVRASWGEGFRSYTERNINATQVILEAAKNAPQLKRFVLASSSSVYGNAETFPTSETACPQPVSPYGITKLAAERLCSLYYHNFGVPATMLRYFTVYGPRQRPDMAFHIFFKSILRGEAISIYGDGQQTRDFTFISDCIAANVAAAKVPEAVGEIFNIGGGSRVALAEVIHIMENIVDRPIRINYLQSSKGDARDTSADVSKAQKILGYQAQVSLREGLRQEWEWVQSLYG from the coding sequence ATGAGTAATATCGTTACAGGCGCGGCAGGTTTTATCGGCTCTCACTTAGTAGAAACTCTGTTAAAGCAAGGTGAGAAAGTTATCGGAATTGATGAAGTCAACGATTATTACGATCCAGAATTGAAGAGAAAAAATCTCGCTCTTTTTACCAAACATCCAAATTTTCAACTGCTGGAAGACAATATTTTATCTTTGGATTGGCGATCGCTCTTAGCTAATACAGAAGTCATTTATCACCAAGCAGCGCAAGCAGGCGTGCGCGCTAGTTGGGGAGAAGGTTTCCGCAGCTACACCGAGCGCAATATCAATGCAACTCAGGTCATTTTAGAAGCAGCAAAAAATGCACCGCAACTGAAAAGATTTGTACTAGCTTCTTCATCATCGGTGTACGGCAATGCTGAAACTTTCCCTACCAGTGAAACTGCCTGCCCTCAACCAGTTTCTCCCTACGGAATTACTAAGTTAGCCGCTGAACGTTTGTGTTCGCTTTATTATCACAATTTCGGCGTTCCGGCAACCATGTTGCGCTATTTCACCGTTTACGGGCCTCGCCAGCGTCCCGATATGGCATTCCACATATTTTTTAAATCAATTTTGCGCGGCGAAGCGATTTCAATTTACGGAGACGGACAGCAAACCCGAGACTTCACGTTTATCAGCGATTGCATTGCTGCTAATGTAGCTGCTGCTAAAGTTCCAGAAGCTGTGGGCGAAATTTTCAATATAGGAGGGGGAAGTCGAGTTGCTTTAGCAGAAGTTATTCACATAATGGAAAACATTGTCGATCGCCCGATTCGCATCAATTACCTACAATCGAGCAAAGGAGATGCGCGGGATACTAGCGCTGACGTATCCAAAGCTCAAAAAATATTGGGATATCAGGCACAGGTTTCTTTGAGGGAAGGATTGAGGCAAGAATGGGAATGGGTGCAGTCTTTGTATGGTTAG
- a CDS encoding GNAT family N-acetyltransferase, with protein MNVQIINLLNPLWREILQKLHHDIYHLPEYVNLEAKRINATAEAIVIDDGEKVFFLPYLLRQCEKLVKNETTQEVCDVVSPYGYPGILLSESAAMTPEFLQSAMSEFISKLRERNVCSAFLRMHPILNQGLNEIYSSDICKVSGHTVGVDISLSIEEIWSQTRSDHRKDINRHKRSGLIASMVPFEDYFDEFFDCYNQTMERVNAKQLYYFDRNFFSSWLDNLKEHIHLGIVKFDDEVMCACLFTECSGIVQSYLSGTKNKFLKQSPDKLLFNYVRFWAKERGNKFVHLGGGYGGAKDGVYNFKAGFSKQIYTFLTFRLITNVEKYHHLVELQASALETDSATLLNSGFFPAYRALP; from the coding sequence ATGAACGTTCAAATCATTAATTTGTTAAACCCTTTATGGCGGGAAATTTTACAAAAACTACACCATGATATTTATCATTTGCCTGAATATGTTAATTTAGAGGCAAAAAGAATTAATGCGACGGCAGAGGCTATTGTGATAGATGATGGTGAAAAAGTGTTTTTTTTACCCTATTTACTCCGCCAGTGTGAAAAGTTAGTTAAGAACGAAACAACCCAAGAAGTTTGTGATGTAGTGTCGCCTTATGGCTATCCGGGAATTCTGTTGAGCGAATCAGCAGCCATGACACCAGAGTTTTTACAGTCTGCGATGTCCGAGTTTATATCTAAGTTGCGGGAAAGAAATGTATGCTCTGCTTTTCTGCGGATGCATCCGATTTTGAATCAAGGATTAAATGAAATTTATTCATCTGATATCTGTAAAGTCTCTGGACATACTGTTGGAGTCGATATAAGTCTTTCTATTGAAGAAATATGGTCGCAAACTAGGTCAGATCATCGTAAAGATATTAATCGACATAAACGGTCTGGATTGATAGCAAGTATGGTTCCATTTGAAGATTATTTTGATGAATTTTTTGACTGCTACAATCAAACAATGGAGCGTGTAAATGCTAAACAGTTATATTATTTTGACCGGAATTTTTTTTCCTCTTGGTTAGATAATTTAAAAGAGCATATACATTTAGGCATTGTTAAGTTTGATGATGAGGTGATGTGTGCTTGCTTATTTACTGAGTGTTCTGGAATAGTTCAATCTTATTTGAGCGGGACAAAAAATAAGTTTTTAAAACAATCTCCTGACAAGTTACTATTTAATTATGTCCGATTTTGGGCCAAAGAACGCGGTAATAAATTTGTGCACCTGGGAGGTGGATATGGGGGCGCTAAAGATGGTGTATACAATTTTAAAGCTGGGTTTTCTAAACAAATTTATACTTTCTTAACATTCCGATTAATTACAAATGTAGAGAAATACCATCACTTAGTTGAGTTGCAAGCAAGCGCTTTGGAGACGGATTCTGCAACACTGCTCAATTCAGGGTTTTTCCCTGCCTATCGTGCTTTACCATAA
- the murJ gene encoding murein biosynthesis integral membrane protein MurJ codes for MKILSPQKLLDFWHQQTSGSVNRQIFGAAVTVALGTIIVKAVALVKELVVAWKFGTGDTLDAFLIALLVPAFITNVVSSSFNAALIPTYIRVRDREGTNAAQRLFSGATVWIFVVLAIATILMVVTAPIYLPLIAGGFSREKLDLTFKLLCAIVPVVLLETFMTSWRATLNAGERFALVALAPIFTPIMTILFLLVLHSWGIFNLAAGLVFGVVLEMVAIGISLHQQGISLMPKWYGFDPHLRQVASQYIPAVTGALLMNTATIVDQSMAAMLSPGSVASLNYGNRVIALPITLITTALSTAVIPYFSKMVAREDWANVRHTLNRYLGLIFALTVPLTGFLILFSELIVQLLFQRGSFTANDTHLVAQIQFCFAFQIPFYIGNILLARLMISMRLNYILMRVSAFNLILNITLNYIFMQWIGIKGIALSTSFVYLFSFLYMFVSAQQNLRKITEASQTKS; via the coding sequence ATGAAAATTTTGTCTCCTCAAAAATTACTTGATTTTTGGCATCAACAGACAAGTGGCTCTGTAAATCGCCAAATTTTTGGTGCGGCTGTTACAGTTGCTTTAGGAACGATAATTGTTAAAGCAGTAGCTTTAGTTAAAGAATTAGTAGTGGCATGGAAATTTGGTACTGGCGATACTTTAGATGCGTTTTTAATTGCCTTGTTGGTGCCTGCTTTTATTACAAATGTTGTATCTAGCTCCTTTAATGCAGCCCTTATACCTACTTATATTCGTGTGCGAGATCGGGAAGGTACAAACGCAGCTCAAAGACTTTTTTCGGGAGCTACAGTCTGGATTTTTGTAGTGTTAGCAATTGCAACTATATTAATGGTGGTGACTGCACCGATATATTTACCCTTAATTGCCGGAGGGTTCAGTCGGGAAAAGTTAGATTTGACTTTTAAGTTGTTGTGCGCGATCGTACCTGTTGTCCTGCTGGAAACTTTTATGACTAGCTGGCGTGCTACTTTGAATGCAGGAGAGCGTTTCGCCTTAGTCGCTCTTGCTCCAATTTTTACTCCGATTATGACTATCCTATTCCTCTTAGTGCTTCATTCTTGGGGAATCTTTAACTTAGCAGCAGGACTTGTCTTTGGTGTAGTATTGGAAATGGTTGCGATCGGAATATCGCTGCACCAACAAGGTATTTCATTGATGCCAAAATGGTATGGATTTGATCCTCACCTGAGACAAGTAGCAAGTCAATATATCCCGGCAGTTACGGGAGCACTGTTAATGAATACCGCAACTATAGTAGATCAATCAATGGCAGCAATGCTGTCGCCAGGCAGCGTAGCATCTCTCAACTACGGTAACAGAGTAATTGCCTTGCCAATTACCTTGATTACCACAGCATTAAGCACGGCTGTAATTCCGTATTTTTCTAAAATGGTTGCCCGCGAAGATTGGGCAAATGTACGTCACACCCTTAATCGTTATCTGGGACTAATTTTTGCATTGACCGTGCCGCTAACAGGATTCTTAATTTTATTTTCTGAGTTAATAGTCCAACTCCTTTTCCAAAGAGGCTCTTTTACAGCTAATGATACTCATTTAGTAGCTCAAATTCAATTCTGTTTCGCTTTTCAAATACCATTCTATATTGGAAATATTTTGTTGGCCCGGTTAATGATATCCATGAGACTTAATTATATTTTGATGCGAGTGTCGGCATTTAACTTGATTCTTAATATAACTTTGAATTATATTTTTATGCAATGGATAGGAATCAAAGGTATTGCCTTGTCCACCAGCTTTGTCTATCTATTTTCTTTTTTATATATGTTTGTTTCGGCTCAGCAAAATTTAAGAAAAATAACAGAAGCGAGTCAGACAAAAAGTTAA
- a CDS encoding glycosyltransferase family 4 protein, with the protein MEIKTMGNDSSSEKKVSIIYITTGLSTGGAERMLYNLLSRINRQRFSPAVVSLMDRGTWGDRIESLGIPVYTTDMKPGMATPAAIWKLVRLVRKLQPDLIQGWMYHGNLAAQLASWLSLLKTPVLWSIHHSISSLESEKSLTVKIIKLCAYLSRLTAQVIFVSQASKLQHEALGYNRQNNCVIPNGFDTSLFVPSLEEKLAVKAELGLAEKTIIIGAIGRYHPMKDHANFLQAAAWLLKTYPDVHFLLIGTEVDRQNMCLIKLIEELKLGDRVHLLGERTDIPRLTAALDISTVASAYGEAFPLVVGEAMSCGVPCVVTDVGDSAWIVSNTGKVVPPKNAEALATAWKELIVLDWEERETLGKSARDRIVEFFSLDSVVAQYDKLYESTLNAS; encoded by the coding sequence ATGGAAATTAAAACTATGGGTAATGACAGTAGTTCTGAGAAAAAGGTGTCAATTATATATATCACTACCGGACTGTCAACAGGTGGTGCAGAGAGAATGCTCTACAATTTGTTGTCCAGAATAAACCGGCAGCGGTTTTCTCCTGCTGTGGTTTCTTTAATGGATCGGGGGACGTGGGGCGATCGCATTGAATCTTTAGGCATCCCCGTCTATACTACGGATATGAAACCCGGAATGGCTACACCAGCAGCAATATGGAAATTAGTTCGCCTAGTGCGAAAACTCCAGCCAGACTTAATTCAAGGTTGGATGTATCACGGCAATTTAGCCGCACAATTAGCGAGTTGGCTGTCCCTGTTGAAAACACCTGTTTTGTGGAGCATTCATCATTCAATTAGTTCATTGGAATCAGAAAAAAGTTTAACGGTTAAGATTATTAAATTGTGTGCTTATCTATCCCGGTTAACTGCTCAGGTGATTTTTGTGTCTCAAGCTAGCAAGCTACAACATGAAGCTTTAGGTTATAACCGTCAAAATAATTGCGTCATTCCCAACGGTTTTGATACTTCCTTATTTGTGCCATCACTAGAAGAGAAATTAGCGGTGAAAGCTGAGCTAGGATTAGCAGAAAAAACGATAATAATTGGCGCGATCGGTCGCTATCATCCGATGAAAGACCATGCTAACTTTCTGCAAGCTGCTGCTTGGCTGTTAAAAACCTATCCAGATGTACATTTTTTGTTAATTGGCACTGAAGTAGATCGACAAAATATGTGTCTAATAAAATTAATTGAAGAGTTGAAACTAGGGGATCGCGTTCACCTGTTGGGAGAGCGCACTGACATCCCTCGCTTAACTGCTGCATTAGATATTTCTACTGTCGCTTCTGCTTACGGTGAAGCATTTCCTTTGGTTGTAGGAGAGGCGATGTCCTGCGGGGTGCCTTGCGTCGTTACAGATGTAGGTGATTCAGCTTGGATTGTTTCTAATACCGGAAAAGTAGTACCTCCAAAAAATGCTGAAGCGCTGGCAACTGCTTGGAAAGAGTTAATCGTTCTAGATTGGGAGGAAAGGGAAACTTTAGGAAAATCAGCTAGAGATAGAATTGTTGAATTCTTTTCTTTAGACTCTGTGGTAGCTCAGTACGATAAATTGTATGAAAGTACCTTAAATGCTAGCTAA
- a CDS encoding sugar transferase has product MSIYELLPIKSNSQISQLNQRVNPNKVSQLVKRVLDRLCAAIALLVFSPVILIVAIAIYIRMGSPIVFSQLRPGKNGEVFQFYKFRTMTSDRDADGNLLPDNERLTALGQFMRKTSLDELPQLWNVLKGEMSFVGPRPLLVQYLERYSPEQARRHDVMPGITGWAQVNGRRLLDGNWPEKFRLDVWYVDNWSLLLDLKILFLTVWKVLRQKEISQEGQATGEEFKGNQ; this is encoded by the coding sequence ATGAGTATTTACGAATTACTACCGATCAAATCAAACTCACAAATATCGCAACTTAATCAACGAGTAAATCCCAACAAAGTCAGCCAATTGGTTAAGCGGGTATTAGATAGATTATGTGCAGCGATCGCCCTTTTGGTGTTCTCTCCCGTAATATTAATAGTTGCGATCGCCATTTACATCCGCATGGGTAGCCCAATTGTCTTTAGCCAACTGCGGCCGGGCAAAAACGGCGAGGTTTTCCAATTCTACAAGTTTCGCACCATGACGAGCGATCGCGACGCTGATGGCAATCTTCTCCCCGATAATGAACGCCTGACAGCGCTCGGGCAATTTATGCGTAAAACAAGTCTTGACGAACTTCCCCAACTGTGGAACGTTCTTAAAGGCGAAATGAGCTTTGTTGGCCCTCGCCCCCTATTAGTGCAATATCTAGAACGCTACAGTCCGGAACAAGCACGCCGCCACGATGTTATGCCCGGAATCACCGGTTGGGCCCAGGTAAATGGTCGCCGACTTCTAGATGGAAACTGGCCCGAAAAATTCAGGCTGGATGTTTGGTATGTCGATAATTGGAGCCTGTTATTAGATTTAAAAATACTTTTCCTAACAGTATGGAAAGTCTTACGACAAAAAGAAATTAGTCAAGAAGGCCAGGCTACGGGTGAAGAGTTTAAAGGTAATCAATAA